A region from the Actinoplanes sp. OR16 genome encodes:
- a CDS encoding LuxR C-terminal-related transcriptional regulator yields MKQDAQFAMAKFRPAALPSTLVERARLVDRLAAGAEARLTVVIGSAGAGKSVLLSSWARSRSASLTSWLYCDEADTDPVRFWTGFVQSIQAVVPAFGATATDLLGAGRGVFADIVASIANDARWLPAGFAVIVDDFHEAEPAVARDMADLVALWPHETARLVLSSRGDPQVRLTRLRLAGDLCELRDRDLSFTFRECGALLARFGVDLPLADLALLHQRSEGWAAALQMTAPALRRCVSAREVARALDVRGQEIAEYFLAEVLDEQHPDLARFMLETSVLGELTEEDCAAVTVRHDAGAMLRDIGKAHLFLVPLDDEGTRFRYHRLVRDVLHAELRRRDRAKERLLQLRAAQWFEASGDARRAARHFLAARDAEHALTLLHDRVVSDFVRDPALAGPLEPGLIDTSLLDKAPDRGVALALDLLLSGDVVRGGAYLDQAASGGPGDMVLDLRLGLARSIHQMLTGHAEEARARVTALRELSHGVPAAGDWSGALSLTLLRILACLRDHESVDREAAVAMSQPGLAEPARAVMVPGLLALARLGEGRLIEAAAAADSAELEARRLGIAEHVFAVDHLRAQAGLALERRDLVRAQELTQRVLSISAGHSPVLEYEAGLDRAAILLSEGLVHEALAGVDTARDVLSGPGPSMLARAAEIEAHARLVLGDAYAATRLAGELAPVARDLLLAKVALASGDLGRVAGLLDGLSGLDPRQALVRDLLRAAAAVERGDPATESILAGALVAARRGGFRNTVVITAPQVTSFLVERAMPFEGDPYQEDLVAAALAVRSTALHAMRPEEVTVVHLTKAERRVLNLLPTHTYRQIAAALFVSPHTVKSHLRSVYRKLGAESRAQALQRAVDLRLL; encoded by the coding sequence GTGAAGCAGGATGCGCAGTTCGCGATGGCGAAGTTCCGGCCCGCGGCTCTGCCGTCCACACTGGTGGAGCGGGCTCGGCTGGTCGACCGGCTGGCGGCCGGCGCGGAGGCTCGCCTGACGGTCGTGATCGGGTCGGCCGGCGCCGGCAAGAGCGTTCTGCTGTCCAGCTGGGCGCGGAGCAGGAGCGCGAGCCTGACCTCATGGTTGTACTGCGACGAGGCGGACACCGACCCGGTGCGTTTCTGGACCGGGTTCGTGCAGTCCATCCAGGCCGTCGTGCCGGCGTTCGGCGCCACCGCGACGGACCTGCTCGGAGCCGGCCGGGGGGTGTTCGCCGACATCGTGGCCTCGATCGCGAACGACGCCCGGTGGTTGCCGGCCGGCTTCGCGGTGATCGTCGACGACTTCCACGAGGCGGAGCCCGCCGTCGCCCGGGACATGGCCGACCTGGTCGCGCTCTGGCCGCACGAGACGGCCCGGCTGGTGCTGTCGAGCCGTGGCGACCCGCAGGTGCGGCTGACCCGGCTCCGGCTCGCCGGTGACCTGTGCGAGCTGCGTGACCGGGACCTGAGCTTCACGTTCCGGGAGTGCGGTGCGCTGCTGGCGCGGTTCGGCGTGGACCTGCCACTGGCCGATCTCGCCCTGCTGCATCAGCGTTCCGAGGGCTGGGCCGCCGCGCTGCAGATGACCGCGCCGGCCCTGCGCCGGTGCGTGTCCGCCCGGGAGGTGGCCCGGGCGCTGGACGTGCGGGGTCAGGAGATCGCCGAATACTTCCTCGCGGAGGTCCTCGACGAACAGCACCCGGACCTGGCCCGCTTCATGCTGGAGACGTCGGTGCTGGGCGAGCTGACGGAGGAGGACTGCGCTGCCGTCACCGTCCGGCACGACGCCGGGGCGATGCTGCGGGACATCGGCAAGGCGCATCTGTTCCTGGTGCCGCTCGACGACGAGGGGACCCGGTTCCGCTACCACCGTCTGGTCCGCGACGTGCTGCACGCCGAGCTGCGGCGCCGCGACCGCGCCAAGGAGCGCCTGCTCCAGTTGCGGGCGGCGCAGTGGTTCGAGGCGTCCGGTGACGCCCGGCGCGCGGCCCGCCATTTCCTGGCGGCCCGCGACGCCGAGCACGCTCTCACGCTGCTGCACGACCGGGTCGTGAGCGATTTCGTCCGCGACCCCGCCCTCGCCGGCCCCCTCGAGCCCGGATTGATCGACACCTCGCTGCTCGACAAGGCGCCGGACCGTGGCGTGGCCCTCGCCCTCGACCTGCTGCTCTCCGGTGACGTGGTCCGGGGAGGCGCGTACCTCGACCAGGCCGCGTCCGGCGGCCCCGGCGACATGGTCCTGGACCTGCGGCTGGGGCTGGCCCGCTCGATCCACCAGATGCTGACCGGTCACGCCGAGGAGGCCCGTGCCCGGGTGACGGCCCTGCGGGAGCTGAGCCACGGCGTCCCGGCGGCCGGCGACTGGTCCGGTGCGCTCTCGCTGACCCTGCTGCGGATCTTGGCCTGCCTGCGCGACCACGAGTCGGTGGACCGGGAGGCCGCGGTGGCGATGTCGCAGCCCGGACTCGCCGAACCGGCCCGGGCCGTGATGGTGCCCGGTCTCCTGGCGCTGGCCCGGCTCGGCGAGGGGCGCCTGATCGAGGCGGCGGCGGCCGCGGACAGCGCCGAGCTCGAAGCGCGCCGGCTGGGTATCGCCGAGCACGTCTTCGCCGTCGACCACCTGCGGGCCCAGGCCGGTCTCGCCCTGGAACGGCGTGACCTGGTGCGGGCGCAGGAGCTGACGCAGCGGGTGCTGTCGATCAGCGCCGGGCACTCGCCGGTGCTGGAGTACGAGGCAGGGCTGGACCGCGCGGCGATCCTGCTGAGCGAAGGCCTGGTCCACGAGGCGCTGGCCGGTGTGGACACCGCCCGCGACGTCCTGTCCGGTCCCGGCCCGTCGATGCTGGCACGGGCCGCCGAGATCGAGGCGCACGCCCGCCTGGTGCTCGGTGACGCCTACGCGGCCACCAGGCTGGCGGGGGAGCTGGCGCCGGTGGCCCGCGATCTGCTGCTGGCCAAGGTGGCGCTCGCGTCCGGCGACCTCGGCCGGGTCGCCGGTCTCCTCGACGGGCTGTCCGGCCTCGATCCCCGGCAGGCCCTGGTCCGTGACCTGCTGCGTGCCGCGGCGGCCGTCGAGCGCGGCGATCCGGCGACCGAGAGCATCCTGGCCGGGGCGCTGGTGGCGGCGCGGCGTGGCGGATTCCGCAACACCGTGGTGATCACCGCACCGCAGGTGACCAGCTTCCTCGTCGAGCGGGCCATGCCGTTCGAGGGCGACCCGTACCAGGAAGATCTTGTCGCCGCCGCTCTCGCCGTGCGCTCCACCGCCTTGCACGCGATGCGCCCGGAGGAGGTCACCGTCGTGCACCTGACGAAGGCGGAACGGCGCGTGCTGAACCTGCTCCCCACGCACACCTACCGGCAGATCGCCGCTGCCCTGTTCGTCTCGCCGCACACCGTGAAGTCGCATCTGCGGTCGGTCTACCGCAAGCTGGGCGCGGAGTCCCGGGCTCAGGCATTGCAGCGCGCCGTCGACCTCCGCCTGCTGTGA
- a CDS encoding LuxR C-terminal-related transcriptional regulator, which yields MTDIGQMIPAPRAAGRALEPVPSKLLRPATRPGTVARVPLIERLAHDDAGPVVSVVAPAGYGKTTLLAQWAERNGRAFAWVSADEGDNDPRVLLSYIAEALDAVEPIGERVFAALASPQSSVAGSVIPRLAAAFRSMSAPVVLVLDDVHVLRKGECRAAVSALADHVPAGSRLVLAGRSGMPVRVARLRAEGRLLEVGPDDLALTTEEASALLHRAGVRLGGDAFARLFRRTEGWAAGLYLAALSVRAGVPVEKAADAFSGSDRFVSEYLRSELLERLSDDQRRFLTRTAVLERMTERLCDSVLGATGSGAVLEELAAANMLLVPLDRSGRWFRYHHLFRDMLLAELDRREPDRIPELRRRAADWHAGNGSPEDALEYALAAGDADRAARLVEGLWNRVLAPSREATLRRWIHWLDQQGTRFPEFRGRAWAALFRAELCRNGIGQMRADADEAALLFAGTDGFVVPVSATLQGIARVLSGDGEAGDAYLRDAVAAGGTGSGPHHAIALAERSLLAMARGDHAAAEDLAGRARAALDQAGLDRAGLDRAGLDGSGLEESIAAPLVHAVQARTALHRGDLPAAREHVAAAQRVRPWLSTTVPFIAVQARIELARVHLALADVPAARILMDEIDEVFKLRPDLGTLAAEAESLRARLSTRRGGAEHGPSRLTVAELRLLPLLATHLMVPEIADEVHLSPHTIRAQVQSIYRKLGTTSRSKAVARARELGLLDS from the coding sequence GTGACGGACATCGGTCAGATGATTCCCGCGCCACGGGCGGCCGGACGGGCGCTCGAACCGGTTCCCTCGAAGCTGCTGCGGCCCGCCACCCGGCCCGGCACGGTCGCCCGGGTTCCGCTGATCGAGCGGCTGGCACACGACGACGCCGGCCCGGTCGTGTCGGTGGTCGCGCCGGCCGGCTACGGGAAGACGACGCTGCTGGCGCAGTGGGCCGAGCGGAACGGGCGGGCCTTCGCCTGGGTGTCGGCGGACGAGGGCGACAACGATCCGCGGGTCCTGTTGTCCTACATCGCCGAAGCCCTCGACGCCGTGGAGCCGATCGGCGAGCGGGTCTTCGCCGCGCTCGCGTCACCGCAGAGTTCGGTGGCCGGCTCGGTCATCCCGCGGCTCGCGGCGGCGTTCCGGTCGATGTCGGCGCCGGTCGTTCTGGTCCTGGACGACGTGCACGTGCTGCGGAAAGGGGAATGCCGGGCCGCGGTGTCCGCGCTGGCCGACCACGTTCCGGCCGGGTCACGGCTGGTGCTGGCCGGGCGGTCCGGGATGCCGGTCCGGGTCGCGCGGCTGCGGGCCGAGGGCCGGCTCCTGGAGGTCGGCCCGGATGACCTGGCGCTGACCACCGAGGAGGCGTCGGCGCTGCTGCACCGGGCCGGGGTCCGGCTCGGCGGGGACGCTTTCGCGCGGCTCTTCCGGCGTACCGAAGGATGGGCTGCCGGTCTTTATCTCGCGGCATTGTCCGTGCGCGCCGGTGTGCCGGTCGAGAAAGCGGCGGATGCGTTCAGCGGCAGTGACCGGTTCGTCAGCGAATACCTCCGATCCGAGCTGCTCGAACGGCTCTCCGACGACCAGCGCCGGTTCCTGACCCGGACCGCGGTGCTGGAACGGATGACCGAGCGGCTCTGCGACAGCGTGCTCGGCGCGACCGGCTCCGGCGCGGTCCTGGAGGAGCTGGCCGCCGCGAACATGCTGCTGGTGCCGCTCGACCGGTCCGGGCGGTGGTTCCGCTACCACCACCTGTTCCGCGACATGCTCCTGGCCGAGCTGGACCGCCGGGAACCGGATCGGATCCCGGAGCTGCGCCGCCGGGCCGCCGACTGGCACGCCGGCAACGGCTCACCGGAGGACGCCCTCGAATACGCCCTCGCCGCCGGTGACGCCGACCGGGCAGCACGCCTGGTCGAAGGACTCTGGAACCGGGTCCTCGCCCCGAGCCGGGAGGCCACCCTGCGGCGGTGGATCCACTGGCTGGACCAGCAGGGCACCCGGTTCCCGGAATTCCGCGGCCGGGCGTGGGCGGCGCTGTTCCGGGCGGAGCTGTGCCGCAACGGGATCGGGCAGATGCGGGCCGACGCCGACGAGGCCGCCCTGCTCTTCGCCGGCACGGACGGTTTCGTGGTCCCGGTGAGCGCGACGCTGCAGGGCATCGCGCGGGTGCTCTCCGGTGACGGCGAGGCCGGCGACGCGTACCTGCGCGACGCCGTCGCCGCCGGCGGGACCGGGAGCGGGCCGCATCACGCGATCGCCCTGGCCGAGCGGTCGCTGCTGGCCATGGCCCGGGGCGACCACGCCGCCGCCGAGGACCTGGCCGGGCGCGCCCGCGCCGCCCTGGACCAGGCCGGGCTGGACCGCGCCGGGCTGGACCGCGCCGGGCTGGACGGGTCCGGGCTGGAGGAGAGCATCGCGGCACCACTGGTCCACGCGGTCCAGGCCCGGACCGCGCTGCACCGTGGCGACCTGCCGGCGGCGCGGGAACACGTCGCCGCCGCCCAGCGGGTGCGGCCCTGGCTGAGCACCACGGTTCCGTTCATCGCCGTGCAGGCCCGCATCGAACTGGCCCGGGTCCACCTCGCCCTGGCCGACGTGCCCGCCGCCCGGATCCTGATGGACGAGATCGACGAGGTGTTCAAGCTCCGCCCCGACCTGGGAACCCTGGCCGCCGAAGCGGAGTCGCTCCGCGCCCGCCTGTCCACCCGGCGCGGCGGCGCCGAACACGGCCCGTCCCGGCTCACCGTGGCCGAGCTGCGCCTGCTGCCCCTGCTCGCCACCCACCTGATGGTCCCGGAGATCGCCGACGAGGTGCACCTGTCGCCGCACACCATCCGAGCCCAGGTCCAGTCGATCTATCGCAAACTCGGCACCACCTCCCGGAGCAAGGCCGTGGCCCGTGCCCGCGAACTCGGCCTCCTGGACAGTTGA
- a CDS encoding RDD family protein: protein MRQQSDPGTEPRSRLEIAREVAEPVLGRRAAKRIAAFENGELYVEAGLPARTLAWFADFLVFAAGVVVGVVLIGGATVSADLSTTAVSVLALALLVVVPLLYGLCYRNGRALGAVLTGTRLVRLSDGGRIGAKASWAMLLRTVLMPLLLIVVIVSAFDGGFTGPDGSTVRTSIDRAATRRLRTLDIPER, encoded by the coding sequence GTGAGGCAGCAGAGTGACCCCGGCACCGAACCCCGATCCCGCCTGGAGATCGCCAGGGAGGTGGCCGAACCGGTCCTCGGCCGCCGCGCCGCGAAGCGGATCGCCGCCTTCGAGAACGGCGAGCTGTACGTCGAAGCCGGGCTGCCGGCGCGCACCCTGGCCTGGTTCGCCGACTTCCTGGTCTTCGCCGCCGGCGTCGTCGTGGGTGTCGTGCTGATCGGCGGCGCGACCGTCTCGGCCGACCTGTCCACCACCGCGGTGAGCGTGCTGGCACTCGCGCTGCTCGTGGTCGTCCCGCTGCTGTACGGCCTCTGCTACCGCAACGGCCGTGCCCTCGGCGCGGTGCTGACCGGCACCCGGCTGGTCCGGCTCAGCGACGGCGGCCGGATCGGCGCGAAGGCGTCCTGGGCGATGCTGCTCCGCACGGTCCTGATGCCCCTGCTCCTGATCGTCGTGATCGTGAGCGCCTTCGACGGCGGCTTCACGGGACCGGACGGCTCCACCGTCCGCACCAGCATCGACCGCGCCGCCACCAGGCGCCTCCGGACCCTGGACATCCCCGAGCGGTGA
- a CDS encoding DUF3592 domain-containing protein, which produces MFEEIVLALVVGIPALTGVALIVIAVRRWLALRALGTSGRQATARVVDNQMESRSEGRMSFRPIVTFRTDSGQEITTPLADLGGFRSHVVGTEIAVLYDPANPSAAAPVRGTRGRLAATVVFGVIFLAFAVCAYGVGRTALDPADFTGP; this is translated from the coding sequence GTGTTCGAAGAGATCGTTCTGGCCCTCGTGGTGGGCATTCCCGCGCTGACCGGCGTTGCCTTGATCGTCATCGCTGTCCGCAGGTGGCTCGCGCTGCGGGCGCTCGGCACGTCGGGGCGGCAGGCGACGGCGCGGGTGGTCGACAACCAGATGGAGTCCCGGTCCGAGGGGCGGATGAGTTTCCGGCCGATCGTCACCTTCCGTACCGATTCCGGGCAGGAGATCACCACGCCGCTGGCCGATCTCGGCGGGTTCCGCTCGCACGTGGTCGGCACCGAGATCGCCGTCCTCTACGACCCGGCGAACCCGAGCGCGGCGGCGCCGGTGCGAGGCACCCGGGGGCGGCTCGCCGCCACCGTCGTCTTCGGCGTCATCTTCTTGGCTTTCGCGGTCTGCGCCTACGGGGTCGGCAGGACAGCCCTCGACCCGGCGGACTTCACCGGACCGTGA
- a CDS encoding DUF1561 family protein, which produces MRLTTLRTDEGSLPMAMLLITVVLSISAVLVPVVVRQTAATKNLAERTTMLDAAQSGMDVMMARVRAAADVETREGYLENMPPCTLSGDAGVSATTERLTYQVTITYYDAAGTALSCPVTDVPTTAKVVSVGTTGTTKRTLTATYVFSTSNTNIPGGQIRISSSTLGNQCMDSGSSKAPTAGSALIMATCDGSSRQQFGYTADLYLKLIGSEATGADDGMCIYPGATDAKGKHVSGTALTFQPCPATTPATFGFQWSLDGNSVFHSADSAKAVESTCINVVSPGTAGSTVALGGCSTSATKTVWRSAPGVGAGMAGDNTYQLVNYAQFSRCLDVTSKSMTATYMITWFCKQAPNGVVDFNQQWVHPVPDATKKEVSATGPIIVNNYTSTSNAVSACSTSTAKGCGSNYCLKSPGTATSSSWVTVEGCSTAALQAKNYLQWTVYHDTGDYATSYRIKDYKGNCLQPTRQTDTTYTAPSSDLHSDGTSKVKVVACNSSELQKWNAPANISKPTPLTDLIES; this is translated from the coding sequence ATGAGGCTGACGACACTTCGTACGGACGAAGGCTCCCTGCCGATGGCCATGCTGCTCATCACGGTCGTCCTGTCGATCTCGGCCGTCCTGGTGCCGGTCGTGGTCCGGCAGACGGCGGCCACCAAGAACCTCGCCGAACGCACCACCATGCTCGACGCCGCCCAGTCCGGCATGGACGTGATGATGGCGCGGGTACGGGCCGCCGCCGACGTGGAGACCCGCGAGGGCTACCTGGAGAACATGCCGCCGTGCACGCTGAGCGGCGACGCCGGGGTGTCCGCCACCACCGAGCGCCTGACCTACCAGGTGACGATCACCTACTACGACGCGGCCGGCACCGCGCTGTCCTGCCCGGTCACCGACGTGCCGACCACCGCGAAGGTCGTCTCGGTGGGCACCACCGGGACGACCAAGCGGACCCTGACCGCCACCTACGTCTTCTCCACCAGCAACACGAACATCCCCGGCGGCCAGATCCGGATCTCCAGTTCGACGCTGGGCAACCAGTGCATGGACTCCGGCTCCAGCAAGGCACCCACGGCCGGCAGCGCGCTGATCATGGCGACCTGTGACGGCAGCAGCCGGCAGCAGTTCGGCTACACCGCCGACCTCTACCTCAAACTCATCGGCTCGGAGGCGACCGGCGCTGACGACGGCATGTGCATCTACCCCGGCGCCACCGACGCGAAGGGCAAACACGTCAGCGGCACCGCGCTCACCTTCCAGCCCTGCCCGGCCACCACCCCGGCGACGTTCGGCTTCCAGTGGAGCCTGGACGGCAACAGCGTGTTCCACTCGGCCGACAGCGCCAAGGCCGTCGAGTCGACGTGCATCAACGTGGTCAGCCCGGGAACGGCCGGCAGCACGGTCGCCCTCGGCGGCTGCAGTACGTCGGCGACGAAGACGGTCTGGCGCTCGGCGCCCGGTGTGGGCGCCGGCATGGCCGGGGACAACACGTACCAGCTGGTGAACTATGCCCAGTTCAGCCGCTGCCTGGACGTGACCAGCAAGTCGATGACCGCGACGTACATGATCACCTGGTTCTGCAAGCAGGCACCCAACGGGGTGGTCGACTTCAACCAGCAATGGGTTCACCCCGTGCCGGACGCCACGAAGAAGGAGGTCTCGGCGACCGGCCCGATCATCGTCAACAACTACACCAGCACCAGCAACGCGGTCAGCGCCTGCTCGACCAGCACCGCGAAGGGCTGCGGCAGCAACTACTGCCTGAAGTCGCCGGGAACCGCCACCTCCAGCTCCTGGGTGACGGTGGAGGGGTGCTCGACCGCCGCGCTGCAGGCCAAGAACTACCTGCAGTGGACCGTCTACCACGACACCGGCGACTACGCGACCAGCTACCGGATCAAGGATTACAAGGGCAACTGCCTGCAGCCGACCCGGCAGACCGACACCACCTACACCGCGCCCTCCAGCGACCTGCACAGCGACGGCACCAGCAAGGTGAAGGTGGTCGCCTGCAATTCGTCGGAGCTGCAGAAGTGGAACGCGCCGGCGAACATCAGCAAGCCGACCCCTCTCACCGACCTGATCGAGTCCTGA
- a CDS encoding prepilin-type N-terminal cleavage/methylation domain-containing protein produces MTEDQDDTGYTLIELLVSMGLMSVVLVMVVSGLSEVYSDVNRADGMAGAREQITTSFRRLDKEVRYANWMAQPSPAMSGAYYLEYATLNGCRQLAYKNGALTLAAWDPAKGTTPGTPQTIATGLTLTGTLAPFTVILPGDSPYASASPGTVGTGTGYVPQHSQLRMRFTAKYATVTMPVDVLFTAQNTTSYNVFGNNRELLDNDCSKGRPSS; encoded by the coding sequence ATGACCGAGGATCAGGACGACACCGGCTACACCCTCATCGAGCTGCTGGTCAGCATGGGGCTGATGAGCGTGGTGCTGGTGATGGTGGTCAGCGGCCTGTCCGAGGTCTACTCGGACGTCAACCGCGCCGACGGCATGGCCGGCGCCCGCGAGCAGATCACCACCAGCTTCCGGCGGCTGGACAAAGAGGTCCGCTACGCGAACTGGATGGCCCAGCCCTCCCCCGCGATGAGCGGCGCCTACTACCTGGAGTACGCCACCCTCAACGGCTGCCGGCAGCTGGCCTACAAGAACGGCGCGCTCACCCTGGCCGCCTGGGACCCGGCGAAGGGGACCACGCCGGGGACACCACAGACCATCGCCACCGGCCTGACGCTGACCGGGACCCTGGCGCCGTTCACCGTCATCCTGCCCGGCGACAGCCCGTACGCCTCGGCCAGCCCGGGCACCGTCGGCACCGGGACCGGGTACGTCCCGCAGCACAGCCAGCTCCGGATGCGGTTCACCGCCAAGTACGCCACCGTGACGATGCCGGTCGACGTGCTGTTCACGGCGCAGAACACCACGTCGTACAACGTCTTCGGCAACAACCGCGAGCTCCTCGACAACGACTGCAGCAAGGGGAGGCCGTCATCATGA
- a CDS encoding putative Ig domain-containing protein, with product MRERSVAGDEGFTLVELIIALTIISITLLASTPFFVASLNNVNAQRGRQAAIQLANTAIEQVRGLQGSALLSGRSTGATQEQFDAAPPSMRDYLATMAVEADSTITDATATDGADAPIPTTSQKLTVEGTTYTQNIYVGACEIYLVKTSSGDCVYPMGADAPSDSTKILKFFRVVVLVTWPDKACTSSSGAATCEYITSTLVARAAEPIFDFHRASPTVLTTTIYFYKDVEGIYQLEARGGYLPNTWTLAAASPKLPDGLSMSKYGVITGTVATAGTTNLSVTVTDNQGRTDTEPVSLKVVLPPTVTVPATSTRVGDTVSVQATGANGVPAYSYTASGLPTGLTIAKKTGLITGTPTVAGTYAVTFTITDANAVTGTLAYTWVVSPALVLTGLADQTITLGNQIDLTAVASGGDGTYTYSATGLPTGPSVRINANNGSISGKPTATGRFLPTITVTDGTGATASRTIAIIVTSTTSLIFTAPSLTAPDQSTAKGAAASLTLATNGALLGLAPVLTVTGLPTGLSLNALTGVISGTPTTAGSYTVTATATGLSSNVSVLTFVWKVT from the coding sequence ATGCGGGAGAGGTCGGTAGCGGGCGACGAGGGCTTCACCCTGGTCGAGCTCATCATCGCTCTGACGATCATCAGCATCACCCTGCTCGCGAGCACGCCGTTCTTCGTCGCCAGCCTCAACAACGTCAACGCGCAGCGGGGGCGGCAGGCGGCGATCCAGCTCGCCAACACCGCGATCGAGCAGGTGCGCGGGCTGCAGGGCAGCGCGCTGCTGAGCGGGCGCAGCACGGGCGCCACCCAGGAGCAGTTCGACGCCGCGCCCCCATCGATGCGGGACTACCTGGCGACGATGGCGGTCGAGGCGGATTCGACGATCACCGACGCGACCGCGACCGACGGCGCCGACGCGCCGATCCCCACCACGTCGCAGAAGCTCACCGTGGAGGGCACGACCTACACGCAGAACATCTACGTCGGCGCGTGCGAGATCTACCTGGTCAAGACGAGCAGCGGCGACTGCGTCTATCCGATGGGCGCCGACGCGCCCTCCGACTCCACCAAGATCCTCAAGTTCTTCCGGGTGGTCGTGCTGGTGACCTGGCCGGACAAGGCCTGCACCAGCAGCAGCGGCGCCGCGACCTGCGAGTACATCACCTCGACGCTGGTCGCCCGGGCCGCCGAGCCGATCTTCGACTTCCACCGGGCGTCACCGACGGTGCTCACCACCACGATCTACTTCTACAAGGACGTGGAGGGGATCTACCAGCTGGAGGCGCGCGGCGGCTATCTGCCGAACACCTGGACCCTCGCCGCGGCCAGCCCGAAGCTGCCGGACGGGCTGTCGATGTCCAAGTACGGCGTGATCACCGGGACCGTGGCGACGGCCGGCACCACCAACCTGAGCGTGACCGTCACCGACAACCAGGGCCGCACCGACACCGAGCCGGTCTCCCTCAAGGTGGTGCTGCCGCCGACCGTCACGGTGCCGGCCACCTCGACCCGCGTCGGCGACACCGTCAGCGTGCAGGCGACCGGCGCGAACGGGGTCCCCGCATACAGCTACACCGCGTCCGGGCTGCCCACCGGCCTGACCATCGCCAAGAAGACCGGGCTGATCACCGGCACCCCGACCGTCGCCGGCACCTACGCCGTCACGTTCACCATCACCGATGCCAACGCGGTGACCGGCACCCTCGCGTACACCTGGGTGGTCTCCCCCGCCCTCGTCCTGACCGGCCTCGCCGACCAGACGATCACCCTGGGCAACCAGATCGACCTGACCGCGGTCGCGTCCGGCGGCGACGGCACCTACACGTACAGCGCCACCGGACTGCCCACCGGGCCATCCGTCAGGATCAACGCGAACAACGGGTCGATCTCCGGCAAACCGACCGCGACCGGCCGGTTCCTGCCCACGATCACCGTCACCGACGGCACCGGCGCCACCGCGAGCCGGACCATCGCGATCATCGTGACCAGCACGACCTCGCTGATCTTCACGGCGCCCTCGCTGACCGCACCCGACCAGAGCACCGCCAAGGGCGCCGCCGCGTCACTGACGCTCGCCACGAACGGCGCGCTGCTCGGCCTGGCCCCGGTGCTGACCGTCACCGGACTGCCCACCGGCCTGAGCCTCAACGCCCTGACCGGCGTCATCTCCGGCACGCCGACCACCGCCGGCAGCTACACGGTCACCGCGACCGCCACCGGCCTGTCCAGCAACGTCAGCGTGCTGACCTTCGTTTGGAAGGTGACATGA